Within the Telopea speciosissima isolate NSW1024214 ecotype Mountain lineage chromosome 4, Tspe_v1, whole genome shotgun sequence genome, the region GCGGATGAATTTCTCCATTTCactctctgttatcttggccaagggcttagcctcgacccacttggtgaagtagtcaatggcAACGACCAGGTACTTCCTGTTTTCTGATGCTGCCGTGAAGTCGCctaggatgtccatcccccacatggcaaagggtatggggttgaggattgatatcagtttggtggcgggtagatggggtactggggcgaacaactaaCACTGCTCGTACTTCCTGACATAttgtatggcctcctcttgcattcgtggccaatagagtccctggcggaggaccttgtaggctagggctcgtccttCCATGTGGCTGCCGCATATCCCCTAGTGGACTTCTGCCAGGGCGTACTCGGATCCCTTGGGCCccaggcaccggagtagtggtgctgtgacgCCCCGCTTGTATAGCACCCCatccaggatggtgtactttgcagctctcatccttattttctttgcctcgatcttgtcttctggtaagacatcatTCTGCaagtagttgagtatagggtccatccaactgGGCCCTTCTTCGATGGCATTAACCTGCTTCTCTTGGTACGTTGGTTCATATAGTTCTTCAATGTACACCATCCCTGCCAGGTTCCGGaattcatcattggctagcttGGATAGAGCATCAGCAGCGGTGTTTTCGATCCTGGGAAcgcgaaccatctcgaacttcacgagCCCCTCGATCAATGACGGGCATGTGCTAGGTATGCCGCCATTCGCTCgtcctttgcctcatattctccattcacctggttcactacgaGTTGAGAGtaactccggatggataggtgtgttacTTGGATGGCCTTAGCCACTCAGAGCCCAGCcagtagtgcttcgtactctgcttcattgtttGATGCCGGGAAGGAGAATCGAAGTGCATACTGGATCCggaatccctcggggctggtgagtatgaggCCTGCCCCACTTCCTGTtgcattactcgaaccatccatgAACGTCGTCCACGATCCGCGGTCCTGTTCCTCTGGTTCCTCTTCCTCTGGTTCAATTTTAGATAGGGTGTACTCGACAACGAAGTCCACTAGAGCTtgacctttgatggctgtccggggttggaacctgatgtcgtgtTCACTCAGCTTTACCGCCCAGGCCACCAGTCGCCCAAAGACGTCTGGCTTATGTAGCACCTTCTGGTAACTTTTTGAGCTTTTCAAATTTGGCGCTTCATCTGATCTACCGCGTACGAATTCCTTCCATGACTTAAGTTTATTCCGGTTGTGTTGAACGACTATATAGagtataattttctttttccggTGCAAACCTAGAATATAGCTTTATATTTATacaaatttgggaaaaagaatgataACCGGTCAcgtgtaagggtgtcaaaacatAAGCTGAACCGGTCAAACCAATCTGATCAGATCcgattggtttggtttcggtttctatttATGTCATTATTTGGTTTTGCCTCAGTTCGGGTTAAATTGGCAAATTCCCCGATTAGCTTGATCGATAGGACcgaactgaaccaaaccaaaacctgAAACTGACACAAACCCTAAGAACGCTGCCTAATCCCTATTGAAAACCAAGTCCATACTCGTTTTccaaatcgaatcgaatcgaaTCGTGTTGAACCCAATAACACAAACTGAAACCAACCCATGCCGGCCTTATTGGCTCGGCTTCGGTTTCCTTAAAACACACCGAAATCGAAAAAACTGAACAGAACCAcctgattgacacccctagttgcGTGGTTCCTGTTTTTTAGACACTACACTATGTGAAATTATCGCTCAGCTACCAGTGAACTAAAAAATATCAGTCAATCAAATGCTCTTGTATGTGCTCTTATTGGTCCCCGCATTGGTGCGGACGTCACATGATTAGatagcaatctcttgcccatacAATTTAGCAATGCCACGTGGAAGCATGATGTAGCAAATTCCATCCATTGAATATCTAAGTAATGCACCTTTCTCATTAGTCCCAGCAGCCCTCTTCGATGtctttcaaaaatttaaaataattttattgtGCATGTCATTTGGCCAATTCTAttttggctgaaatttgacatgaaaaAAATGGACGGACCGTAAGATTTACTTGCTCACAAAGTTTAAGCCCCACCAAACCTTTCATATGGCAGTATTTGTCTGTTCTCAACATACTATAAGAATCTTACAATGACATTTGAAAACCAAGTTGCTTGTACGTTAAAATTATTGACGTGTAAAAGATTGTCTATAAAGGCAGCGGCCTTAAGAAtgcatttattaaaaaaaaaaaaaaaaaatgtaaaatcatGAATATAAGCCAAAAGCTATGTAGGTAGACTTGGTCAAGAATATCCTTCTAAGAAGTCAATAAGCATGCCTTGTTTCTACCTTTTATAAATAATGAAAGACTACCTGAGTTAACGAACCAAATGTTACCGTTTATGAACAAGAAaacataaaggccttaaaaaaGGTTCATTTGGCCTCAAGAAGAATGATTTCTCTTCCCCATGAAATCATTTTTGGGGAGATACTTCCTCTAGTCCCTGCAAAATCTCTTGTTAAATTCAAGTGTGTGTGCAAGCTCTGGTGTGATATGATTTCTGATCCTCACTTCGTTCGTGATCATCTCAATCGACTCAAATCTCAACCATTCAGTACTACTGGTATCCTAACCCGAAGTTCGATCAACAAAGGTGATTATTCATTCATAGATCCTCAAACAGATGAGAAGTTCGACTTGTGCTTAAAGAAGTGCTTGGGAGAAGAAAATAGTTCCCTATCTTTGAAAGCTTCTTGTGATGGACTACTCCTTGTCCATACAGAAAGAATCATGGAACATCGATACGACGGTAACTACTATGTTTGTAATCCTATCACTCGACAATTTTTTAAGCTTCCTATCCCTCCTTCACAATGGTTTGGTGCCTCTGGATTGGCTTATGATGCTAAGAACCAACATTATAAGGTGGTTGGTTGGTTTGGAACCGGCGACAATGAAGGCTGCAAGTGTATGGTGTTCGAAGTAATACCAAATATGATGAATCACAACAATGAATTATCGTTTGCGTCGTCATTGAAATCATCATGGAGGGAATTGATTGTACCAAGAGGGTGTAGATTACAAAGATTTGGTTGTCCAGCTTCAGTAAGAGGGGCATTGCATTGGGTAGCATTCAATCATGACTACAATGAACATTGTATTATCTCAATGGACATCACAAGAGAAGTTTTCATGGAAATTAAATTGCCAAGGTATGAACCGATCAATCGAGTTTTCACCTTAATTGGATTGGAAGGATCACTATATCTTGCGCAATCTTCATTTGTTCGTAATACATATAATCTTGGTTCTACTTTCTTATGGATTCTAGAGGATGATTTGGAAAAAGATCAGGTCTGGACCAAGCTATGCTACTTTGAatgtaatggtggtggtggtggtggagatcaTGGTTCAAAGATTCAtaaatttgtttctatttatgACACTAAATTTCTTCAGGATCTATGGTTGAGGGTGATTAAGAGGGATAGGGAGACTTATATGAGTTCATATTTTGATATCCATCTTAACAGTCTTGTGACCTGGGATACTTGAGCCTTGAATAAAGGCTAGCTAACATATCACAAAATTCTATTACTTTTAGAGAGAGGGTAAGGGTAAGGGTAAGGGTAAGGgtaagggagggagggagggagggaaggggggggggagtgtagTATTCTTCTTGTAGTTGATTTTAAATGTATTAATATGCCTATGAAGAAGAAATGTTTAATTCTGCCATAGTTTAACATTGTTAATTATTttcttagcaaaaaaaaaaatatcaattgcATCTTGCACTATCAacatgcatgatcccaatcaaTTAAAATATGAAATCACGAGATAAGCAAAAAAATTGTTcctttgaaaaaagaaaaccaccaatggccgccaccaccaccaccactaccaccatcaaagttgaTAACCATCAGTGGCCTTGCGACGGTGCTTCGTCAACGTCTTTTACCACTaaagaacaattttttttttattattaataatccgaataaaaaacaaattgaaGGATCACACAGAGAAAGAAATTATTGGAGGCTTTCCCATTCAGAAAAAGGCTCTGATAAGATTGAAGAGATATTTTATACATCTGGTAGATGCGAAACGAATCGTTGCAATCGATGAGAGAAATCATTCAATCATCAAAACAAAACTAGGTTTTCGATTGTTACTCACAAATGCAAAGCCTCCACGCGATCTTAGTACTTTCGCAATGAATCCTACGCACACATACAACTTTGAGTTCCCTTAAATTCAAGTTCCCTATGATCATTGGGTTTTTACCAAAACCTTAATCACTCACTCGCAGAAAAAGAGAGAGCACGAAATTACTGGAGAAGGCAGAGAACCGTGGTTACTATGTTGCACAACAATTGGTGCTACTTTGAAAcatcctttcccttttttttttttttattagttaatAAGTAAAATCTCCTCCTTATTCATTCTCACTACCTTATAATAACCATGAAGGTTTTAAAGCTCAGGAATCACTTAGGGGATTAATCTCCATATATCTTGATTCGAATTGACCTGGAAACGTtaccaataaaaaatttgtcCTGGAATAGGTCAGACTCGGCATGACTCGGTCAAACTTGATCACAACTCGGTTATAAAGAATCTCAGTTTGAGTTCATCTTTCAAGAAGcattttcttgtcttcttctttgacaGTCTTGGAGGTACAATTGAGAGGACCAAGTCCTGGGGTGCCTCATTCCCAAACAGAGAAAGAGTGGCAGGTAGAAAAGAATATCTTctggaagagaaagagaaggtaaAGGCAGGTCAAGCAGCAATCACCTAATaagattcatttttttaatggaaattaacaaataaaattaaaataaaaaagtgtcTAAATCATTTTGAACAACACCACATAATTTCAAAGAATGgactgtttttatttttatggtaaAATTTCAAAGAACGGACTTTCAAAACAGTTCTATATCCAACTGAACCAAGTTATCTTTAATAGAATGCGGTCCATAAGTTTAAACAAAAAGGACATTACCAAATGAAGATTAAAGTTATCTTTAATCAGAATGTGCAGTCCataagtttaaacaaaaatgaaattacCAAAAGAAGTTTAAACAATTCCACTAGCCAGTAAGGGTGAAATAGGTCtgggttgggccaggttttttaaaaccttagccCAACCCAGGAACCCTTTAGCTTAGCCCAAGCCCGccttgaccctgactcagggtctaAAAAACTCAACCCAGACCCAATCCTTTCGGGCTTAGCTTAGCCCAGCCTAGGCctaccctgattgaccctggtcgggctgggctgggccgggttggccctgatgttttttttgtcatttttgtcATCCTATGCAATAAAAAATGTGAAACACCTGTTCTTTAAATCATAGCACTATATGCCCAAATAGGCACAACGAATCAAATAATATAGTCCCccaatttcaagaacaaaaatattaagagaaagaaagtTAAGGGTCAGAAGAAAAAACCTTATACGCCCTTTCCTAGTCCTCAACAACCCAATAAGATTGATCTTCAACTGGAAGAGGTTTTGCACTTAAAAATGCTGGGCAGAACATAGACATCATaatttttttggccattttacAGAATTGGATTTTGCTTATGGGTGATATGTTGAATGTCTCATCAAACTCTGTGATAGAGTTGTCCTTTTGAGGAATGAGAGTTTGGGTATAGGAATGACTCTTCACGATCAATTCCAATTGCTTTTTTAAGAAGTTGcacacatatgttcatttgtatttgtgctcttttttttattatttttctttggtCTTGCTCCAATCAaagttttggtttggttctaGTTTGTATCAAAGTAGTATAGCAATTCGAATGAATCTGTCCTGATTCTCAAATGGAACCAATCATAGGAACATGGACTCCCTTTTCAATTGAAATTAGGTAACCAGAAGCACAACTCTCACAgctgaagttttttttttttttttgattccaAATTGGAACTAATCGAACTAGAAGCATAGTTTTAATTCCAGGAACCCAAATAGCATTCATCATGACTATATAACATATATAGATAATGCACTTATGGTTTTACCTCAAGAAAACACAAAGGTGCTCCACAGCCTCCACTACTCCGTGCTCTTGAGTTGTAGAAGCTAGAAGATGAGATTGGGAGAGGAGTTGCAGAAGCTAAAAACTGAGATTGGGAGAGGAAGTAAGGCGTAGGCTTGATGATGAATCCTTAAAAAACTGAGGATTTACCTCAAGGAAATGCAGAGGTGCTGGGACTTGGGAGAGTAAGGCATAGGCAGGTAGGCTTGATAATGCAAGATTGCAAATAGTTCATTCATCGGCTGGGACGTGGGAGAGAAATgacaaataaaaatgaaatcttAAATGTCAAATAAGGGGATATAATGAAACATTGAAACCTAAAGACTAAAGGCTAAAGCCATAAAACCATATCATAAAATTAGATAAAGTGTCATTCACTATTGCACTTTATCACATAAAATGTCTCCATAATTTGAATAACAAGTCTTTCTCTATGTTGTTGGATTTATTGAAGAGAGGTCTGTCgcaagattttttttgggttgaagctCTGCCGCAAGATAATACTTTACCGAAGTCTATATATGAAACAAATAAGGTAATTAAGACTTGAGACTCAGGTATAACAATATTGATGCATGTTCGAACGATTGTATGTTGTATTGGAAAGAGACAACTAAACTTGAGTCTTGTCTCAATTGTGGCAGATCAAGGTATGATTCCAAGAAGTCACCAGAAAAAATATTACACCACTTCCCTTTGATGAGATGGCATAAAGAGCAGCGTTCAGATGATGGAAAAATACGTCATCCTGCAAATGCGAAAGATTGAAAAGTTTTTGACAAACTACATCCAACTTTCAGCGAAGATCCTCCGAATGTTAGACTTGGCTTGGCAAGTGATGGCTTTTGTCATTTTAAATCGTTGACTTGTAAGCACAGTACATGGCTTGTTGTTGTGGTGCCATATAACTTGCCACCATGGGTGTGCATGAAATAAACATCAATTATGTTAATATTGCTAATTCCAGGTCCTTATGTGCCCCTAAATGATATAGAAGTGTATTTACAACCTCTGATAGATGGGTTGAAGGTATTGTCAGATACTGGTGTTGAGATATATAATTCATTTAAGAAAAAATCATTCCATTTATGTGCATGCTTTTTATGGACCATTAATGATTTTCCCGCTTATGTTAATCTATTAGGATGGAGCATTAAAGGGGCATTTGCTTGTCCTTGTTGAAACCAAGAAAATATGTCAACTTGGCTGAAACATGTTAGTAAACATTGTTACCTCGGCCATTGTCGGTTCCTCGACCAGAATCATAAATTTTTAAAGAGATAAGAGATGGTTTAATGGTCATGTAGAATTAAGgaaaacacctcaaccaccttCAAGCACTGTTGTATTAACTCAATTGGAAAATTTCACGTTTTCTGCATTTGGTAAGGAtccaaataagaagaaaaatccaAGCAAAAGAAAGAGGGTAGGAGGAGGTCCACTAGTGTTGCCACTTAATTGGAAGAAACAAAGTATATTATTTGAATTGTCTTACTGGAAAGATAATCTAATACGCCACAATTTAGATGTAATGCATGTAGAAAAAAATGTTTACGACAATGTTTATAAGAGATTATTGGATTTGAAAGATAAATCAAAGGATAACACCTAAGCATGTCAAGATTTGGTGAAAATGAACATCAAGCCATCTCTACATCCACAAAGGATTGAGGGCAGTAACAAAATGATTCTACCTCCTGCAAGCTACACAATGtctaagaaagaaaaagagctaTTCTGCAGAGCTTTAGAGGGGTTGAAATTCCTTGAAGGTTATGCTAGAAAAATATCACATTGTGTGAATGTGAAAGagaggaatatttcttggttgaAGAGTCATGATTGCCATGTTTTAATGCAATAACTCTTTCCTTTAGCCCTATGGGTACATCTAACAAAGAATGTTAAGTTAGCGTTACTTTTGTTGTCTAGATTTTTTCGTGGATTAGGTACTAAGGTTGGTACAACAGaagattttaaaaaacctgAAGCACGTATCGCAGAAACATTATGCCATCTTGAGAGGATTTTCCCACCTGCATTCTTTGATGTATAGTTCATTTACTGATCCATTTACCACGAGAGGCATTGTTCGATGGACCACTGTAGATGGATGTATCCTTTCGAAAGGTTAGTCCGAAGTCTTAATTCACAACTTGTTATGTTTGTATTGAATTGCAAAAGTGTATGAAATTAAGTTCAAGAGTGTGTGAACATAGGTTCAACAAGACTCTTAAAGACTACATACGTAATGCTAGTCAACCAAAAGGATCTACCGCAGAAGGATATGTTGAAGATGAATGTCCTGACATTTTGTTTCAGGCACTTCGAAGGTCTGGAGACTAGGTTAACTTATTCTACAAGGAATATTGGTAGTGGAGACTAGGTTAACTCGTCCAACGAGGAATATTGGTTATCTTTAACGAATGCAAATATCCATAAGTTTAAACAAAAAGGACATAACCAAAAGAAGTTTAAGTAACTCCactatccacccatcttgtcGATCCCTGAGTCAACCATCTAACCAAAACTTATCACCAATCCACACTTATACTCGACAAAATCCTTATCCCAATACTGGTTGCAGCCCTTACAAAATGTTTGTGACTTTCGTTGTCAACAGGTTCTGTAAAATTCCATAACTTACTATAGTAGAgtgaaatttaaatttaaagatAACAATTGAAGCCCATCCAGCTGTAGATGTATGAGAGTTAAAAACAACATCACATATCAATATGGGTATTGCCTCGAACGGCACAACCAAATAATCTATTAGAGACATATGCTCCTTACACCCCAAAGCAAGGGCTGGAGTAGGGGACTCGTATAAATTTGACCAGGAACATAGCCAAAAGTGTGCTCAAAGTAGGGGACCCATATAACAGTAattcatgtgaaatgataatCAAACGGTGTCGTTTTGGCACCAAAGGTTATATTCGGACTTGAAATGATAAAATAGAGTTATCCTAGAACTGTCGATCAATTTTGATAAGGTTTAGAAACCCAAGTTACCCTAGGGGAAAAACAATAATTTTCTAACATGTGATATCTTAGAGCAGTGTCAGATTCAATCCATCATCATCTCGAGGGTCCTCTAGagtgaaaaaaaattattgtctACACCTAGGGGTGTATTTATAGCATGAGAATCCCTAGTGGTGGTGCTTGGCcttcaaaatcccaaaagaaatGGATAAGAAGGATGTAGAATCATTTTCAAATTGATAAATTGTCATAACCAACGTCGAATTCCTTTTGGGCGACGCTCAAAGATAACTTTTCGACGTTGTTAAAGCATCAGATGATACACACATCCGACGTCGTTATCAAGCCATCACATGTTAGCCAAGACCTCCAAAATGTTGGCAGCCCCTATGGAGGAATCGTGACATCCAATGCACTCTTCTCAATATGAAAAGTGGATTAATCGACGTCGACGAGGGTCcaattaacttaaaaaaaaagtcaactgATGGCAGATGTCTATGTGAAGGATCATTGATAGATCCTGACACCAAATAGGTTATGTTTGACATAAAAGGTGTACACTGACGTCGGTTAATGAGTAATTGACGTTGGCCAAAGACCATCCAATCCTAGTTGTCAAGTATACGAATCACAGAGAGATCCCAACATTTATCGCCTTCTGTATAGAGTATAGTATGACTGAGATGCTAGTAGATCACTCCCCGATGTCGTTAGAGAATCATCCGATGTCAGCAATATTTTATTCGACGTTGGTATCATCCTTTTACAATAGTAAAATGGCCCTATTTAGGGttctttttgaaagaaaaaaaaacacttgtgGCTATCCATATAACAAGAATGGATAAAAATCAAAGCACAAACTATTCAAATGCATTCATTTATCataagaaaaaggagaaagcaAAAGATTGTGATATCAgtcaatcaaaatttcattaaaGTGAAAATGTCAAGTTACATCCAATTGTTAGtaacaaaattacaaaaagaaagagaactacaaaaaaaaaaagaaaaaaggaaagccCAAGACTCTTCGTCAGTCTCGCTCTTGTAGAGCTCCTTTTTCAGCCTTCGTTCTTCTTCATATAGCTCTTAATGTCATTTTTAGATCAATGCAACCCAAAGAGGCATGAGTTGAGTGTTAACTAATTTAAACAATATATAACATAAACTCAAAAACATTTCAATCATCATCCAAtggaaaaacataaaaaataaataaggaacaAACATATTGAGTGTCATGGATGGTATTAGCAGATGCATGGAGTAAGGTATGTGCAAGAGAGATAGGAGAGGGACATAAAGATACAGAGTGGTTCAGATCCAACTGATCCTACATCCACTATCTTGATATGGACAAAGGATTTAATCCATTATTTAGGATCCCTTTTACTGGCAGGAATCAAGCCCTTCACAACTAAATCACAGTCATCGAATTGAACACATGAGCCACAAATGCTAAGGATTTTCTACCCAGGCTACTTAGCCCAATGACTTCCTCCACAAGTACACACAATACAATGAGTAACTTAAGCTCCAATATAGCAaataacttcttcttcttctataagCCTGTACCTGTACACATTTCAAGCTTAGATGATCAACACAAAATAGCCCTTCTTAAGATAATAATCGTGTTAGCTTTGTTCACAATGATATACTCTTGTTGATCTTCTTCTTGTCTTACATATATCATAGTCAAATGACTCAGCCTATATATAAGCAACAAATTGTCTGTTGGAGTCAACAAAACAAGTTGTTAGAGTCAAGCTTagttttccttttaaaatatttgaattttcttttcatttttaagaGAAAACTACCTATTGGAGGTccattttaatttcaaatcaATTGGCAGTAATAATTCATTTTGATCTCAAAAAATCAATCTGTATTTTCCAAGAAAACTAGCTGTTGGAGCTCCTTGACATCAATGGATATGTTTAGGAATCCTACTTAAGTGGTTAGAGTCCAAGTGGTTATTAATGGTTATTCAAAATCTTACAACATTAACTGCATTCTCATGGAAGACTGTACGATGCCCATCGAAGCATTTTCATGGAAGACTGTACGATGCCCATCGAAGTCCATGGAACAAGTATTCAAAACCAATGCTCTGAGGTTAGTCAGAAGCTCATCACAAAAGACTGTCATATCCTTCTATGGACTCAAAATATTAAGCACAATTTTCCATTTGAGATGACTTTAGTCAAACCtcttagttttttgggtttattcaTTTAGGTCCTTAGTTGTCTTTTACTTTGGGACTTTTCTCATCTTGTGGATCACATACATTAGGATTACAATGTCAAGGAGGTGATCAATTTGGAGGGACAATTGGACCTTCAGACTTTGCAGCTTATTGACTAAATGGAAATCCAgaaaacaattattaacaatAGCATCAAGCTTACAGGGAGGCTAGATAAGCTCATCTGGATGCTTGCTCCGGATGGAATATTCTCTTTTAAGTTTGTTTGGAATGAAGTGAGATCTCAGGGCGGCATGGTTCTGTACTCTCAATGGATTTGGAATTGTAGCCTCCCAcccaaaattggtttttttagCTGGCAGATCCTTAATGGTCAAATCCCAACAGACAATGCATTGATGAGGATAGGAATTCCTTTAATTTCCAATTGCTGTTGTTGTGGGAATCTTTGGAGGGAAACGGCTTATCACTGCTTGTTGGCAGTGGAAACAACTTCTAAGGTATGGGCTTTTTTTGGTCAATTAATGGATGTGACCATTATTAACTCTCAGGACATAGAATTTTATTCTAGATTGAGAATGCAAACCACAAGGGGGTGTGTAGATTTATCAAGGGTTTACTACCTTCATTATTCTATGGGAATTATGGCGGGAGAGAAATTTGAGAAGACATGGAGAGGATCCTCGTAAGGCTGCCAGCATCattaaacatatttttagttggaTCTGAGATTTGCAGTATCCACCTAATGGTTGCAAAA harbors:
- the LOC122659266 gene encoding F-box protein At5g07610-like; this translates as MISDPHFVRDHLNRLKSQPFSTTGILTRSSINKGDYSFIDPQTDEKFDLCLKKCLGEENSSLSLKASCDGLLLVHTERIMEHRYDGNYYVCNPITRQFFKLPIPPSQWFGASGLAYDAKNQHYKVVGWFGTGDNEGCKCMVFEVIPNMMNHNNELSFASSLKSSWRELIVPRGCRLQRFGCPASVRGALHWVAFNHDYNEHCIISMDITREVFMEIKLPRYEPINRVFTLIGLEGSLYLAQSSFVRNTYNLGSTFLWILEDDLEKDQVWTKLCYFECNGGGGGGDHGSKIHKFVSIYDTKFLQDLWLRVIKRDRETYMSSYFDIHLNSLVTWDT